The genomic interval AATGAAACACGCAGACAATGTTCAGACATCGAAGCATATATGAAAAAGAAGTTTGCCTTGTTTGATGTTGCATTCAAATACAGTGTATGTTTTAAAGACAGTGTGTCATACATTCAGTTCCAAATTGCGCAAACAACAGCTGCCTTGATCCGAGTCTTAGTGGCCCAGCGGTCCAGCAATGCCTTCAAATATTGAAACTGTCGTGTACGACTGGTCCGGCCGTCTGTGGAACAGACGGAAAAACTTATGCTGATGAGTATGCATTTAATGAAGTCATTCAATAATTACCGTTGAATAATATGTATTGATGAAGACGCCATGCACTAATACATCCGGATCTTTTTTCATGTCCactaaaattaaacataatttagatatattttacatgaagacAACAAATTTGTATGGAATTTTCTTGTATTGAGTCGTTGCAGATAAAGTCTGTGCAGATATGCACCTCAAATGAAAATGATTAGAAAAAATGTGCGATTCTACTGTATTTCAATGACCGATATTTATCGTAGTATACACTTTGCAGCTGTGAATTAGCGAAGGCTCATTGCTCGAATGTCAAACTGACAAAGGCCCACGATGGAACATGTGGAGTCTCCACCCAACAGACATCGCAGACGACACAAGCATCAACGAACGCTGCTTCTTCAAGTGTACGAACTTCCGACGGTGCAATGTCGACAACTAGAAACCCCGCATGCGCCAAATTCGGTAAGATATTACACattcataaaatgcttttttagaagttttgttttttaagaagcATATTCGAAATAAATGGTTATGACAAATTTCACCGAAAGTTGATTATGGACATATGCAATGACGTATTCTCATCGCAATATCAGGGgataattttaagtttaaagttataTTTGACATTATAATATTGAATAAGAACCGTTTTCGTTTACAAATGTAACCTGGTCAATTATTCTGGCAACCCGGACAATGCAGGGAAGGCTCGGATGATAGTGAAAAAACACCAATATAAGACTCGACGATTTAAAGTTAAGGAAAAGCACGGCCAATACGAAATTCGACCATTAACAATTTAGGAATAGCTCGTCTAAAACGAGATGACATTTTAAGACGCTAGTTTGATTATGCTTAAAAGCTTAGAAATGCAGATTCAATGAAACCGTTTTTATTgtcaacaatattaaatgaagaaaacatcTGCGGACATTGCCTACCAGCGAGGAATAGGCCCAGCGAAATTCTGACAACAAcgacacaaacaacatataatgaCAGATGTGCTTCCTTTGAAATCTTTGAACTGATGTTTAATCTGTTGAGATTTTAGCCTGCAGAAAAGaattttccaacgttgctgcaacgttgtatttaggttgcattcaaacgttgcagtttggttgtcacaatggtgtatatgaaagttttcccgacgtttttttccaacgttgctgcaacgttgtatttaggttgcatttaaacgtggcagtttggttgtcacaatggtgtatatgaaagttttcccgacgtttttttccaaacgttgctgcaacgttgtattaaggttgcattcaaacgtagtattttttaattctttttttttttaaataatataattaaaaaaaaataaacaaacgagTCCGTTTTCTAGAcagaaccagtgcttggtgtctacagaggagataataaaacgctccccgagtaggaatcgtactttataataatacagttcatgcatagcatcaatgaaaaaatgatttcttgtaaattttagaaattcatatttttaaattttacagatccgttgcttaaacttaaagatgctaaagatgaactttaactcaaaatcgtcggatgaaatattttgtttaagttgtgttttgcattaaaatggtagaatctagtttcaaagtttcaacaaaaaataaatagtcaacatttttgtctgatacTTTCAATTGTCGCCGTGGTGTTGTGGATGAGgagtccgcctagcgatcgggagttggtgggttcgattcccactcggggagcgtttgaTAACCTACTCTATAGACATCAAATAATGGTATCTTTCTAAAAAACGAActcgaaaatgtccataactgTCGATATAAGTCATAAAATGTCGATACTAATcaaaagagcggttggcagtaaatattttttttttaattttatattatttaaaaaaaatagaatttaaaaatactgcgttttaatgcgacctaactacaacgttgcagcaacgttgggaaaaaacgtcgcagcaacgttgggaaaaaacgtcggcaaaactttcatatagaccattggtacaaccaaactgcaacgttcgaatgcaacctaaatacaacgttgcagcaacgttggatgcccactgggcATGTATGCCAGTGCTTTAATGGTGAATGTTTCTGCCGATTGTAGGTAGTACTAtttcaaaatatcaaaatgtaaCAAGTCGTAAATCGCATATAAGATTTTGTTCTCCTTGGTCATGATTTACAGATCCTACAGTCAGACCATGTCGAGACGCTTCAGTGTGCAGCAAACCGCATATGAAGGAAGTGctgtgtcctgatcctgaccaggctcactactgtccAGTCACATGCGGATGTTGCGTGCCCGAAACGGCTGAAATGATTGGATAGATTGCATTATGTTACCCTGTGACGCTGACATCGCAATAAATCATTATCAGAAAATGCTAATAAACATACCTGCTGAAATATCACAGTTTTAGCGCAAAACACTGCACGGTGTCGTTGTGCTTGGATGCAGTATTGCGTTTCAATTAAGTGCGGTGacaagttttttgtttttcattttattgtttctttCGAGAGAATACAGAGCCGGGAAACTGTATATGGCCTTGTCAAGGAATGTGTTAGAATAAAAGACAAGTATGATTTTGCATAAATAGCTGACTCATTAAAAATCTGTTCAAACTCTTAAACCAAATAAACAGTAAGTTTTAAACTGAAACTAAAATTGGTATATGAAGTGGGTCATCTGTGTTCGTACCTAGTGTTTTTTACCAAAGACTAGTGCAATACGAGTATGTTGCGTTGCCTTTAATTTTATCAAGACGGTTAATAAGCCAAAcacaattgattaaatgttcgtcaGATTTGCCACGATTCAAAATCGTAAAATATAATACAGTTATACATTTTCTTTATTGATTCAGCGAAATTCCTTCTTCCCAGAAACTGGActgtttaaagcgagattatacgattttgtcagatatttatgaatatatataaaatgtgtaaaacacttataatatatatatttcaatataaattaaaatataagttaagaagaacatgtgtcgaaaaatgcgaaataagccaggtatttaattctgaaattgaaaacggctgtacagccgaattcgccagcatgtataccatacatgtacgatgtgaatctaaacttagtttaacggtttatttgaattcttgcaacgatatctattcatacgacacatgaacactaactccgatccgaatacaaagacgaatgcttcggttattgtatggaaatttgtacgtcacaatcggctgggggcgcttatttgtctttgctgcattttatgaaattcggcttttcTGTATAAtttttctgcgttgaataagaccgagatcgtgaaaatcgctgcaaaattgatgaagatatggctgttcaaagcgatgcaccccgttttgggggtgattttgagttgcataccttgttatatatatatatttgatagtgattttttttcataaacataggtatagagcactcatgcgcttttaggcgtagctgtttcagttttcatcttagtgacttttacataacgccaacagacacgcatgaatattttcgaatattttataagctgattcgagatacaacctctgaatttttgctatatcactgcgtatgtgctcaattcaaaggatgtagcactgttcagtgtaaggaattccggactactctctgtatactcaaacgacacaaattgtggccctgttacacttacgcgttacaatccatctcgcagaatttcactttcgcctccaagatgagaaaacaatcattagcgaaatagtatagtgtcacgataagagaaaatcgtttaattatcataccacaatgtttgccgtacttggtcagcacgtctggaaatcattccttaatgtgtggataggctgccattattaacaagtttgctattttcaattcaattttgtatcaaaaagcattgttcttaaatgtggcattttcaattcgcaatgagatttgtaatgaccctcttcatgtgaaaatgggtcttattccatatgcgcccatcatataaatagcccactcagctatcactccttctggtaaggagaaacataacatattgagtgattttaaagcgaacagcatcgcctatggcctgactgcgcaaaagcacatgttgggtttagcaaacgcttgccgaaacgcataagacccattttcgcatgacggcgctattgacgtgtgatttaaatgtgtcgaaagaaaactgcgtttaaatcaaatataaacatacgatatatttcgatagtgaagaaagatactcataacaaggcatatgaggacacatatgaagtgctctcccgtagtatattttttattttactcacactaatgtgtggtttgacaatgctaacacatatttcatgcggtgaatatgcagcttacaagtgaaaaacacaacacaatagttaaacttttgtttaattgtatttaattatttagaaaagtaaattgctaattttatttcaaagtcagcgtatacgccgactacatttttaaaagacatttattgttataaatatatttaatataatatattaggttgttttcggttttagcgattaaaaagcattttcgaggttgcctatagtatgcctgtagtaattcatgaactcatatccaactgtctatgtattgagaactgtgaatataaacaagcttaaccttctacttaccttctgctattgcattcgtattattattataaattgttcgttatattcgggtttagcaattatgaaacttttttttgtctatcgtatcgctgaagttattgttgaacttatgttcaacgttttataaattgagaatataaacaaagacctatagataatatgggtctttgatataaataagcgtcaactttttcccgaatctctcattttacgacctgtactacgtcattgagttgtatgcgagagcgtaacctattgcgttgttataacccgtaaactttcctttgtttatcgacagacgcatctattaatagcctcatatatcatgaatgccaaaacaaccgggaagaaccacgtgaccaaataggacgcaaaacgcaaataccatgcgactacgacttttattatgtaagaaagctccgcaattcctttgaagtcggagccttgtgattgctatttcttaaataattgacctctaactgaagtaagcaaaggaaacgcagcacctataGGTCACtgcttctatgtgcgaaggcagattgaattttactaatgtatggtttgcctattataacacacattataatgcggtaaatatgcgactaacaagtaaaaaacactataattaaacttttgttttgaattaagttatttagaaaacaaaattccaaaccttatttcaaaacagcaagattacattttttagagaatattattgttatatttaaatggttttttttaacagtttcagcgataatgaaacatttttttatgttgtctatcgtatccctgtaataattgttgaactcgtggtcaacgtattattaattgagacctgtgaatataaacaagcgtaaccttatactactgcgttattctcacacggactcccctttgtttatcgccagcctcagatttatgaatgtgctgagcgaaaatactacgtcacgcacacgcagcagaaagtggactattttaatcattcataaacaatctcctccgcggcacgtacaatacgatcattgtttattgattcttttctataaaacaccgttcgaaaatatttaatgtaacacgatattaatataatattgccATTTgtaaatacacataattggagaattcaaacctcttgcataaattatacaactctttcttgcgcggatacgcaagcgggtattgggttaatcatacctagtcgtatcgacctgaatttcacactaagcactttagacgggcgctaaagcgcccatctaaaaatcttcacaatggcgacgtatgtaaaagaccgagccagtccgattgagataactcgatttttcagttacttcccttggcattcgccactgcgtaggagattgctcgttgattttcattgataacattctcctagcagagttgtcgttcgtgttgataaaggtaaatattaatagaacagcatatcctggggaaacagattcaataagtgtatcagaacgttaatttcaaattagtaattttacatccattttatttttatggaccaatgaaacaactatatattttctctattttgtttgatatttgttttcgatttagtaaataaattgcgaataaaaacatgtaaaattaacattttacgtgatcacaaaactaaagaatgcgaacgatttcgaacctgcaaattgtaaacgctgcactgctatgatatatatagataaaacaacatctctttgcgtaattgtccgtcccgctagcgcagtggtaaagacgctcgctttttcacctttacgacaccggttcgattcccgctcccggcgtaatgtgatattttgtatgttttgtggtcaccattcctgacagttgtttttttttttcggaaaatctcacccccccccccccgcagcatttgaccatataaaaaattaaaaagttattcagtacaaaacaaatagatggaaattgcagctatcattcaaaattcgtcccaactgtcgtcaatctaatcttattaggtaggagtgctggacacactccgggtcccaacattatgcagcctctgcgcggaggtaactcattaccttggaaaaacacaaatacacacactgggtgcagcctaggcgcgtatagactcaaacaaggcaacaaactcaagtacgggcacaatcatttacaattttcatattgaatacgatattctaacagaaattacacaaccacacaagtgtacataccatgtttgatatttcgttcgatcgttagatttcagcatatacatgtataaggtcatttcgctattagttaacttacccatatgttcgtgggcgaactcggatagtcaagtgctcatacgattgagctcacatggttcggctatgtgctcatacctactttcgaggatcatcatgaatgtattgctatacttaatgaacaagaatgtgacccgcctcccagtttcgctcaatgggtcaagttacccacgtgtactacttccccgtacccctaaactttttttcgtaccaaaaatgtttcgtacgcaaatttgtTTCGTAGAATctactaatttttttttcgtacccaaaattttcgtacccaaattttttatcgtacccaaatgttcgtatcaacatacacaattgtggtgatatagataaacttaaattgatgttttatatccatcctcttcaaaagcatcgtcacaccagtactgccagtactttgatttatagtATGAATCAGTTATGTTATACACCTTCAAAGTTTCAAAACCCAAGCATATGTATTGGTATGGTGTGGGGTGCATGTTTCAAGTCCATGAATATTTCCCCCAGTTCATTGTAGACATCGAGCAATTAACGGTAAATTGCGGAAAGCCCTTTACATAAAAAATAGCAATAAtgttacaaacaaaacataacagTATGAAATATGAATCCATACACATTTCACAATACAATGCAACATCATGTTCTATTTATATGAACACTATTTTAACTCGAAATGTTGATGAGTAAGGGAGTTATATGAACAGATGGACAGCCACTTGTCACAATGGAAATATGTTATCGTACCTTATTCGTAAAAATCTGAACATCATTTACATGACgttatattcaaaataaaaaaaattgctttattatgtttaaacaggTGAAGCAATTATTGTTTGTTTAGAATATCTCTGTTCACATGTATGCAGAGTATAAACGTTTGTTAACATTACAATAATGTTCAATAATGAACATTCGCATACTTAGTCTGTTACTGTCACATCCCCGATAATTAGTTTGAAGtcatcaatttattttaaaatctacaAAACATATGCATCCATATGATATTATATAAACAGGTGATTGGAACTAATAAGACGTGTTTACAAAGTATGCCTTactagttgtgttttttttttgttaacgtGACGATTTTTCTGCACATGCAAATTTAAATTCTTTATATGACGCGACGAAAGTAAAATGCCGATGCCTTTATGTGCGTGGATGCCAACGTGACCTTTGTAGCGGTCGTGATCAATCCTCACGATCTTAAGTCACGACCGCGGGCTTTGGCCTTAAGCTACGAGCTGCACTGTAAAtgcataatatttacatgtttattgaATCCACGTTTTATGACTTTGATGatgtttcagtaaaataaaaaataaaaaactctgtaattgtttcataaatatttatgtaaatttaccTTAATCGATACCGATACATATACATTACgaaatataaatagatatatACATTTAAGATTCAAACTCTAATTGTTCAagtacatttatattaataattcaGAAACAATTTCGGGAGAGAAATGAGTGTTTGTCTAAGGTATACGTATCCGATAAGACCCATCATAAGAGACACCATAtctaacataaacaaatataaacaaaacaactgAATAATGCCAGGACAACCGCCTTCGAACAGACAGTGAAAGACGTTGGGTGGTTAACCAAATCAATTTGTCTCTCAAACAATGCATCAATATATAAGCAAAAGAAAAACGATTGGATTTCTGTTATGTTTAAAGTTAGTGTTAAGGGCCACAATTTCTCTCTTAATACAGTTTCTGGAGATTCAAAATTTGCTTTAATATATAAGATACAAGTTTGAGCTGTGCTAATAATAGTAGATGGATGCAATATACGGTACAttagctaatcaaggacgactcttctcgctttaattgtatttttcgtttaaaggaagtccctttttaccgaaaatctagtttaagcggaaagtgtcgtccctgattagcctgtgcggagtgcacaggctaatctgggacgacacattacgcacatgcattatgcccagttttctcatatcAAGACACATACATTTGATTAAAATAGTTCAACACGTGCGTTTTGTTTGAGGTAACTTATGCTGCAAACTTCGGCAAGCCCTCGAACAGGCTTAAACCCGAAATGCTTTGCATATATCGTCCCAAATGCGGTTAAACCAGCTTTAATATGCATGTTTGATGATGTTTCGGACACGTCGTTCTGTATTATATAGGATATGTGTCACCTTCTTCAAATGAAATACTCGAGtggttttataataatgtatttcctTATAGTGTTTCTGGAGTTACATTATTCCTATATATCCTTTATATCTATATTTCCGTTTAAAAgtaaatgttatgttataaaaGTAGTGCATGAGGACATGCATTTCTTTGCAAAAATATAAGAGCGAGCGCTAAGTTTCTTACATTAATtcttaattttgttttgtgtagCTTGTCACggaatttaaatataatgtatattctTCTCCTGAACACAACACATTTTGCTTTTGAGATGGAAACAGTTAATTGTTAAATTACCGATCGAGTACATGCGCGTATTTCTTGAATACAATTTCGTCTTACAAAGACCCGGAAGATAAGCTTGAAACGTTATCACATATTTATATGGTCGCTAGCCAATCGCGTACATTAACATATTATCATTTGATGATTTTGAAAATAGACCAATCTCAACTCTTTCTGACATAAATTCAAAACGGTCTACGTAGATGAAACATTGCACCATGAAGCCTGTCGGGATTTTGGCATTCGTCAATATTGGTAAGTCAAGTATGTAGTAATTGTTTACGGGCACTAGTGTTATTAAAGAagacattaaagtgatattatggacatctagcagtttataggtgtctatcgcaactattgtttattttttgtgtttcacttcatatacacttatatttgttaatgcagcatcaacatactaaaacaatttcccggaaagagaaaaataatgcatttgaatatcaaccgtactttcgtttgacaactgatcacgcatgtactatgtgaacctaaatttagtttgagtgcatattcgtttatacgacacaaagacacaattttgttttacggatcatttcggcttacaggactgggtgagtcacgtaaaatatcgaatataaaacatatttttataaacagctggtagcaagatgagttgcagataactggtcagtaaccacattttaactaactcttttgacctgttaattcttttcaggtcaattcaatagtaaaatatgccaataatatcactttgaATACAATTATGAATTCTGACGCGCTTTTATTGTAACGAGTTTCTAAATCTTGCAGTTCTTGCAGCCATCACTCATCATTGCCACACCGATCCTGTGACGTGCATAGAGCTTGCTATTCATAGCGTAGATTCGACTTTTTGCCGTGAGTTTCTTAACACAGTGGACTGTACCCATATACATAATGGCGGTGGTCATCACGTGGATAGAACGCAGCCAGTATGTGGTACGGACGGCGTGTCATATCCACATCAGTACGTTATTGAATCAACttgaattttaatgttttacatttttagtACATTGTTAGAAGATTCAATGTGTTAAATCATAAAGGATAGTATgcatttattaaagaaaaaatacatgttatattcgatctgttatttatttatatatattattataatcggAGAAGAACTAGAAGAGCATATTCAATTCAATTATAGGggatttaaatacaaaacaaattgcATTACACAAAACAAAACTCTGATTCCATCATACTTCAACGTGCATTTTCTTCCAGTTGCGAATTTGCAAGAGAAAGATGCAGGGTTATTCtacaaacaaacaataatgtGAACGGACAGCAAGTGTTCAAACTAGACATTGCTCACGATGGCATCTGCAATCTGGTGACAGTAGCACCGAGTGAGAAATATTTGTCTGTAaaactttacaaaataaaattgaaatcgaCCCAGCAGTGGCAAGACATATTACTGCGACACATACATGTACTTAATACACATTTCAAAAGCGtgcaattataaattataaaatgactTGCATACGCATATTTCCGTGACAGACGTGATGTCCATATGAAGCAGCAACAATTTGACATCTGactaaaattaaattgaaaaggtTGAAATCAATATTACGAAAATGGCTATTAAGAATTATGTATGCAATTACGGCTATTAATAATTTCCcatttttatatcaacatacattttattgtggaattattaaatattttgcgTTGCGTGCAAACGCAATAGTTAACAGCCATTTTTAAGAAGTAAATATGTCATAGCATGATAGTAATCATATAATTAAtaatcaaaagtaatataaaagaTTTCTGAAAATACTATACCATTGCACCTGATAAACGTTCCTTATCTAGCAGAGAAAGTATCCCTTTCGATATCAATAAACCTAAATGAAACGCGCAGACAATTTTAAAACACCAAAGCATATATGAAAAAGAAATTTTCCTTGTTTGATAATGCATTCAAATACAGTGTATGTTTTATAGAAAGTGTGTCTTACATTCAGTTTCAAATTGCGCAAACAACAGCTGTCTTGACCCGAGTCTCAGTGGCCCAGTGGTCCAGCAATGCCTTCAAATATTGCAACTGTCGTGTACGACTGGCTCGGCTGTCTGTGGAACAGATGGACAAACATACCGAAATGAGTATGCATTAAATGaagttataattaatatattgcaTTCATTTATAAATGAAGACATCATGCAGTTACAATTCCGACGATATTTTATCATATCAAATGAAATCGAACAACCTTTCGggaaaaatatattgaaacaataaaaagTTGTAGGCCTTTTACTTGTATTGT from Dreissena polymorpha isolate Duluth1 chromosome 1, UMN_Dpol_1.0, whole genome shotgun sequence carries:
- the LOC127865226 gene encoding serine protease inhibitor dipetalogastin-like isoform X3 yields the protein MKHCTMKPVGILAFVNIVLAAITHHCHTDPVTCIELAIHSVDSTFCREFLNTVDCTHIHNGGGHHVDRTQPVCGTDGVSYPHHCEFARERCRVILQTNNNVNGQQVFKLDIAHDGICNLVTVAPISNCANNSCLDPSLSGPVVQQCLQILQLSCTTGSAVCGTDGQTYRNDCDLAKAHCLNINLTKAHDGTCGVSTQQTSQTTQASTNAASSSTFTTTTTTDAMNALLQQLFCQNVNSINCPPNQLNQLCGSDGQFYPNECELGKARCTIPGLRIMPDYQGC